A stretch of Bacillota bacterium DNA encodes these proteins:
- the yunB gene encoding sporulation protein YunB, with protein MRLNAVCQHNGRRNKLMGRIGFRRPLFRRPYYRSFRFSKRFLRFLLFIVIIFILIRTFVAIETNLRPTIVSIAEARAKILATQAINSAIDKHIAQESRYEHLIFIHKDNEGNVVMAEVNNAEVARIQTLTTMNVQEALRQLQAERIRIPLGQALGSEILANLGPRIPVTLVPIGTVSAEINQAFESSGINIVSHQVGLDIVASVQIVIPFVSTEFNVKTFTPIATATYFGRVPDTVINLPLPYQFDFPSETPSELPQQIP; from the coding sequence ATGAGACTGAATGCTGTTTGTCAACACAATGGAAGGAGAAATAAACTTATGGGCAGAATTGGCTTCCGGCGCCCACTCTTTAGACGACCGTATTATCGCTCTTTCCGGTTTTCAAAACGTTTTTTGCGCTTCTTATTATTTATAGTAATTATTTTTATTTTAATCCGCACTTTTGTCGCCATTGAAACAAATCTGCGCCCTACTATTGTTTCGATTGCCGAGGCCAGGGCAAAGATACTTGCAACCCAGGCGATAAACAGCGCAATTGATAAACATATTGCCCAGGAAAGCCGCTATGAGCACTTAATTTTTATTCATAAAGATAATGAAGGAAATGTTGTGATGGCCGAGGTGAACAATGCCGAGGTCGCGAGAATTCAGACCCTGACAACGATGAATGTCCAAGAAGCGCTCCGGCAGTTACAGGCGGAGCGAATTAGGATTCCGCTTGGCCAGGCACTGGGAAGCGAGATTCTTGCCAACCTTGGGCCCAGAATTCCGGTTACCTTGGTTCCCATTGGCACAGTTAGCGCGGAGATCAACCAGGCCTTTGAATCCAGCGGTATCAATATAGTCTCTCATCAGGTAGGGTTAGATATTGTTGCAAGCGTTCAAATTGTGATTCCGTTTGTGTCCACAGAGTTTAATGTAAAAACTTTTACACCGATCGCCACGGCAACGTACTTTGGACGTGTGCCAGACACGGTAATTAATCTTCCTCTTCCTTATCAGTTCGACTTTCCTTCAGAAACACCTAGTGAGCTGCCGCAGCAAATTCCTTGA